In the Periophthalmus magnuspinnatus isolate fPerMag1 chromosome 4, fPerMag1.2.pri, whole genome shotgun sequence genome, one interval contains:
- the fkbp8 gene encoding peptidyl-prolyl cis-trans isomerase FKBP8, which translates to MDETIDTAAGENIKVTAKAKKNGRTSLLDSGEDFEVLNEDLEDDEPPPLEDAGGLTTQKEQDEHESPLDSSPAEEWQDVLGNDHLKKKVLVPGKGRDSRPQRGQNVKINLKTALNDGTIVVERSDLSFTLGDGDVIQALDLTVQLMELGEKALVLTDAKYAYGSQGSFDPEVPPNAEVLLEVELLEATDSPDLELLPPKKKIALADHKRERGNVHYQRGDYAFAVNSYSIAMQITDSSSKVDITTEEENELVDVKVKCLNNMAAAQLKLDHYDAALKSCISALSHQPDNVKALFRMGKVLALQGKYTEAIQTLRKALKLEPSNKTIHAELSKLVKKHSEQKGAEQAMYKKMLGNPSSSRSSIQKHKAKSSWGLSWKWLFGATAVAIGGVALSVVIAART; encoded by the exons ATGGATGAAACCATAGACACCGCTGCTGGCGAAAACATAAAAGTTACCGCTAAAGCAAAGAAGAATGGGAGAACCTCGTTGCTGGACAGCGGGGAGGACTTTGAGGTTTTGAATGAAGACCTCGAAGATGATGAGCCCCCTCCGTTGGAAGATGCAGGGGGTCTAACGACCCAAAAAGAGCAAGACGAACATGAGAGTCCACTGGATTCAAGTCCTGCAGAAGAATGGCAGGATGTTCTAG GTAACGATCATCTGAAGAAAAAAGTACTGGTGCCAGGTAAAGGACGAGACAGTAGACCACAAAGaggacaaaatgttaaaataaatctgaaaacTGCTCTTAATGATGGCACCATCGTAGTGGAGAGATCTGACCTATCGTTCACTTTAGGAGATGGTGATGTCATTCag GCACTTGACCTCACAGTGCAGCTTATGGAATTGGGAGAAAAAGCTCTAGTACTTACTGATGCAAAATATGCATATGGTTCTCAAGGAAG TTTTGATCCTGAGGTCCCTCCAAACGCTGAGGTCTTGTTGGAGGTGGAATTGCTGGAGGCCACTGATTCCCCAGACCTAGAATTACTGCCCCCTAAAAAAAAGATTGCCCTGGCTGATCATAAAAGAGAAAGGGGCAATGTCCACTATCAGCGTGGGGATTATGCTTTTGCTGTGAACTCTTATAGCATAGCCATGCAAATAACAGATTCTAGTTCAAAAg TTGATATAACTACTGAAGAAGAAAATGAACTTGTAGATGTCAAAGTTAAATGTTTAAACAATATGGCTGCTGCTCAGCTTAAACTTGATCACTACGAtgctgctcttaaatcctgcaTCTCAGCACTGTCACACCAACCAGATAATGTGAAAGCACTTTTTCGAATGGGAAAG GTTTTGGCCTTGCAAGGTAAATACACAGAAGCTATTCAAACTTTGAGGAAAGCACTGAAGTTGGAACCCAGCAATAAG ACTATACACGCAGAGCTTTCCAAACTTGTGAAGAAGCATTCTGAGCAGAAGGGTGCAGAGCAGGCTATGTATAAGAAGATGTTGGGAAACCCTTCCAGTTCCAGAAGCAGTATACAGAAACATAAGGCAAAATCGTCATGG GGTCTCAGTTGGAAATGGTTATTTGGAGCCACTGCTGTAGCTATTGGTGGTGTAGCATTATCTGTTGTCATTGCTGCTAGAACCTGA